agccgctcgccgccgcaatccgccgCCATCGCTCCACCTCCGCCCGATTCCCAGCGCACGAAGCACCTCCTCCATCCCCTCACTCGATTCAAGCCCTCCCCGGCCTTCCCCCTTCGCCGCTTGAGCCTCCTCCACGTCCGCCTCTTCCCGCCACCGCCGTGCTCCGTCGTGCCGCCGCTCGCCACCTCGCTCTGCCCGCCGGCGCTGCGGGTGAGTttccccgtcgcgccgcgcccctCGTGCGCGCGCTGCCCCACTCCGTTCGCCCCTCGTGGCCGCGCTCCgtcggtcgccgccgcgacgtcgTGCGCGCGCGGGCCGCGTCGTGGGCGCGTGCTGGCGCCCCTCGTGGCGGGtcaaggccgcggccggccttgacTTCTCCCGGCCCGAGGCTGGCagcctgggcccacctgtcggcgcccggGAGTGCCAGATCCGGGTGGCTCTAGCCTTTTGCTCCACATTTCACCCCTTTCATTTCATGTTGATTCTTGTAATTTGCATAGAAATTGTTGTGGatctccaaaaattgtgaaatttATTTTGTTTGACTCCTCTGTAATAGATCTACTTAGAGAAATTAATTTTATACATGTTAGAGTCCTGTACCTTGAGTTATAGGTTATTCTTGCTAAACCAAGTTAATTGTTAATCTTGTTGTGTGATGCTTTAGAAATGCTAAACTAAGTCTTGTTAAATTTCTGATGAAATGCTTTATCTCATGGTGCAGCTTGTGTAAATGTTCCTAGGCTGTTTGATAGGGTTTTAATGCATTTTTGGTTTTGCTGCCTGCAAACTTGTAAAATGAATAacttttgatagaaaattgataaaatgataAAAACCACTTCTATTACTTTTATTACCATGTCCTCTGTCTCCAGTAATTCTTTGAGAATTTATAGAGATGCTTTGAgtatcttttaagatttaacttgagtttagctgctgaaaattataaataacataagtaattccacaaatATGCTCTTGATGCAATTTCAACTCTCATGATTTCCTCTTGAGATCCCCTGTGTGCAGAAATAAAACCATGATTTATTCTTGCTATTTGTTGTGTGAGCAAGTTCGCCTTCGGGTTTAGATTTTGAATTATTGATCGAGCTTCGTGTATTTTGCTTGCGTGCCTCCTTGTGGTACTTCATTTCCATTTCATATCATACCAACTCTTTTCATATCATtagcatcatcctaatgcacacatctcattcatgctttttagtgaccgagacgccggaggacgcacccgttgagcccaccgagttcgttgagaccgagccgggagccgagtgtgttgttgaacaagaagagaaccaaagcaagcagctaagcatgatccctTGACCTACTTAACTTtcttaaatttagttatttcacttggggtatctatgcttatgttaattatttatctattgcatcgttggtcctattttcatgcaatgtcctcTCTTGATTTTGTATATCCATGCCCTTGGCACACGTAGCTAGTTGCAACTCATTTAACTAAATGCTTAGTCGTGCCTAGAGTTGGTAGATATCTTGTAGGGAAaattggaataggatcacttgtttcacccaTATTTTATTATCTTAAATATGTTATCCGGTGTTGGGTTGTTGGTTTGGATCGGTCTAATTGGAAGTGTGGTTTTGAGgtttgagcggaaggtagggtctagagaaaggagtcttggaggtttagtccgcttgaaccgattaaggaccgtccgtggatgaccttggaaattgagcacttatcgtactaccacatatccattcatggggtggataaaccgattaccttctagttctaatcgttgatgcacggtcctagatgcgtggccatagggctttgtagagaggcttaggggtgtccccggtggacctaggtaactctccgcgcaagctaggcgtgatgttcaacggttacaacttatcggaaaaggttgatgcgagtaccgcCTTGCCCaatgtgatcggttgggtgagtcgcatggtccttgtatcctgtgggtaaagatgtacacccttgcaaggttaatgaatcaattcgaattgccgcgctctcggtcatgagcaagctctttatcctacgaaATCTTCGTAGAAGTTTTGGTCGAATGGTTGGTTGCATGTTACGTTCCCTCTTGTTGATGCTTAGGAATTGAGTTATCTAATTAACTAAAATTtaaggtgggttgggcaagttaattaaaatgctaggaggctagatggtggaattagagagctcatgcttaattaatttacttaaccctaaagcctttttGTGAGCCTTTATATGCATTTTTCTTGATctatttattcgcgtaagtcttgcgagtatctttatactcatgttgctttattatactaagttgcaggtgagccggaagtggtgtttggccatttctaccccgccgaacccagcgcgggcgaggaataggccaatatagtcaatggtgtccttgagcaagacgccattaatattatctatcgttatattttccgctgcgtatCGTACTTGGGGTTATCATGATAAATATTAAGCTTTATGGTTTTTATCTCTTCTATGTTattgtgagcccgaggcttgtatccTTTATTGAACCTTAAATTCCAGATTTGGAACCTTCCCTTATGTCAATGTTGTAATGGTTAATGGCTTCACTTTGtattaaaatttgctctttgtggatcaatggtgatgcatgagcttgtgacggtatATGCATATGCGTGATCTTGAGCATatgttggagcacataccgggactatcGGGTTTAATATTTTCGGTGAAAAGTTAAGTTGGTTCTCGGaagtttagatgtgggttaacccgtggcGCGCGAGCGCGAGTTAACTCTCATCTTCATAATAAGAACCGAcggtttcgcttaaaatgatattaaattgAGCGGTTCTCACACGGGACTTCCAATTCCATCATGGATGAGTCAAATGATCGGTTTCCAATAAGTGGCAAACAAAGTAGCGTAATTGCAACTCAGCGTTAGTGACTCGCTATTGCGTCTCCCTGTTACCATGGTGTAATCTGGTTTCAAACTAAACAATTTGATGAATGCCTCTCGTTAATATGTACAGGATGACACGTGTTCCATAGGCACAACCAAGAACCAATTCATTCTCATACAAGTGGTAAATCAGACTCGATTACGTGGCAAAACTATGAAGACACTAGCTGACCATTTACCCAGGAACCATGCAGACCAATTGATCCCAAACAAGGTTTCCGAGGGGCAACAGGTGAAAACATTGCTGAATTGAGCAAGACATGCCGACTGATCAGTGGTACCCCAGAGGTGCAGGCGTGTCCTTGAGCTTCATCCCCTGGTAATGGATGTCCTGCACGACGAAACAGCGATCCAGATGATTCGGTTAATTATCTGACCAGATTGGTCAAATCTGTCCACACAGAGCAGGTGAGAAATCTTGGAAGCTACGGAGTACGTACCGAGGCGAAGTGGTTGACATCGCGGTGGTGCGCCTCGTCGGCGCGCACGACGGTGACGACGTCCTTGAGCCTGGCGTCGGCGGGGAGGCGCCAGTAGTCGATGGCGatggccggcgccggcgtgTTCTCGATGACGCCGGCCTCGAGGTCCTTGAGGTACTCCGTGTACGAGTGCACGGCCTCCTCCTCGAGGTAGCCGACGAAGCGGTGCGCGAACTTGGGCGAGGCCAGGTAGGCGACGAAGTAGGCGTTGAAGTAGACGCCCTGCGCGGCGAGCACGAGGGcgcgctcccaccacttggGCTGCGCCACCTCCAGGAACGTCATGAGGTGCATCCGCTCGttctcggcctcctccagcAGCGCCCGGATCCACCCGCCGCTGTGCTCGAAGCGGCGCAGCGAGCGCAGGTGCAGCAGCATGCCGCCCACCATGCCCGGCACGGCCGCCACCGTCTCCAGCAGCAGCGCGTGGCTGGCGTGACGGCGCTGGAAGAAGAGCTGCTTGGGCACGACCAGCGACTTGACCAGCCAGTAGGCCAGCTTGTCCGGCAGCGCCCTCGGCTCGTGGTGCTTCTTCATGTCGATCGACGTGTCAGCTCTGTACGTGTCCCATGGCTGCATCAACGCACAGCAAACGATCAGAGAGACCGATCACAAATTGGAAGCCGTGCAACGAGAAACTCGTGCGTGGTTGCATGCAGAAATGTGTTGGTCAGTGCTCTGCTCACCCTGAAGCAGAACCACCTCCACTCCGTGCCGTCCTCCTTGACGAGCTTCGGCGACTCGATGCCCCAGTAGCTGACGATGCCCTTCTTCTCCTGCCCATCCGCGGGCTTCGGCTTTTcggtgctgccgccgccgtgctgcTCGGGCGCGGCAGCTTCTCTGGCGGCGGCCTCCGCGGCCGTGCTCGACATCCGCGCGGGGAGAATCCTGGCGGCCGCGGGCACGAGCCCTCTCCCGGCGAGCCCGGACACCGGCTCCGCCGCGAAGAGGCGGGGGCCAAGGTGGCGCAGGAGCGCGGCTCCGGCCATTCGGGAGCTCATGGCTGTGCTGTGCTGTGCAACTAGTGAACCTGCTTCAGAGCCGGCAAGTGGCGCGAAATCTTTGGAGGAACTGGAAGGAAACTGGAAGCGATTGTGGCTGTGTTGCGATCAGATGGCTTAGTGCTTTTGCTGTGCTGGTACAACGAAACATCCTCTAATTGTGGAGTGGTTTTATAGGGAAGCAGGGGAGCTTGGGCTCGGCCGGCGGTGAAGCTTCTCGGACAGAtcgagcagcgccgccgcgcgcgaggTGGTTGCGCGCTGAGGTGAGCTCGATCCAGCGCGGTGCCACTATGATTTGACCGACCAATCGGAGCACGACAAGTAGCCGTCGTGAGGGCAGCCGGACGTACGGGTATTCTATTCCAACGGTAAACAGCCACACAATTTCTCTAATAACACGCAAAAACGGACAGGGCGGCCACGACCAAATAAAGCATGTGCCAGTATAGAGTCACGGGTCAATAATACTAGAATCTTCCAGACCTTCCGCTAAAAAAATTTGGCAACACAGGTAGCATAATCTTCAGTGCTGGAAGCTTTTTTAGCTCAATTCATAGAAGAAGGATATTTTAAAttaggggtgtttggatccaagcgCTAATGTCCCAaagtgctaaaatttagcattAGTCCATCCAAATAGGATGCTAATGAggtgggctaaactttagtcaAATTTGAAAACTTTAGCAAGTGTGTAAGTGCTTATAGatactaaagtttagcacttaaTTTTAGCACATCCAAACAGACCCTTAACAATGGTTTGGGTCCCCAAAACATAAGCCAAAGCATAAGCCGGAAACTAACAGGACCCGGCTAGCTAGGGGAAATTTTATCCTAGCTTGCTGGAGCTGTCCAAGAGCGCAGAATTGAGAAGGATGTCACCCTCACCACTTCGGCACTCATCAGATGAATACTTTGAGGCAATGAATACCGCGTGCAGAAACAAATTATATTGCTGCAACTAACCGGCGGCTAGTAGATCCTCCATGCATGATACTCCCATACCCTGTAGCCAACTAACTACTACTACAGCACACATGATTTGAGAAAGACATAGGAAAAAAGAGTAGCTAGACCTAGACGATTTTGTAAAGTGTAGGTACAGGTTATAGTATACCATTTCTGCACTCTTTATGTGTCCATCATTTGACCTTTCGGCTGCTTGTTTCAAGGCTGACTACTATATAATCAGCTTTGCTTTTGCTCGGAAGAAAAAGAATTTTCTTTTTACGCAAGTGCATAGCACTTGGCActcttttttttgtttcttctAATGGATTGTTTTTATTTGCAAAAATGCTAAATTACTTGTTGCCAAATCTTACAAGCTTGAACTATGAGGAAAAAAATATCCAAGGTTACTGCCTCTGAGAAAATAACGAAGATTGAGGCATGGACATAAATATTTTAACTAAAAATGGTTTGTGAGTTATTTTAGGCCCCAAAAATAATTTTTCTTACTTGGTCTACGATTTTGTGTTCACTCTTTCGTGCGGTGGATGTCACCGCTACTGGTACCTCATGCGCCTTGCTTTGCCTCTGGCTAAGGTGCTCTCATCTAAGAGAATGGTACTATTCCGTCACTTGAAAGATTTGTTATCGTTCGTTGTCACGGAACTTGCTCCCGTGCGCTAAACAGCTGGCTCCAAGGCTtataggggcttatttgtgtTGACAGCATTGAAAGGAGTGGGAGGGCGATTTGGGCTGCAATTATGAAACTATATGGTGAGTTCGATGCCACTGAGAGATGTGGTGTTTCAAACTTGCTGCTTTGCTGGCCATTTTCCCCTTTTTATATTATTGGTTCCATTTGTTTCCCAGGTAGGCCACATTTTTGCACAGCGTACTGTATTCCTGTATTTTTTTTTATTACAAATAGATTTGATAATATGTACAAAGTACAACCTACGTACATAGCCAACTGGTTCGCATACAAGTAGCAAAAACCAGTCCTGTCTGCTAATTAAGCAACTTCGGCTAGCACAAAACATTATGTTGAACGATAGAGCGTAATAATGGGTAAAAATGCTGAACTGAGCAGTTCGCATCAACACATTAGTGATatccgagcggcgcgggcgtgTCCTTGAGCTTCATCCCCTGGTAATGGATGTCCTGCGAAACGTATCAAGCCACAGAGATCACTAAATCAGCTCAAACTGCTCATAGTTTCTCATCAACACATACAGTGAAAATGTTTTCTGCGACATGATGTAGCGTGCGTACCGATGCGAAGTGGTTGACGTCGCGGTGGTGCGCCTCGTCGGCGCGCACGACGGTGACGACGTCCTTGAGCTTGGCGTCGGCGGGGAGGCGCCAGTAGTCGATGGCGatggccggcgccggcgtgTTGTCGATGACGCCGGCCTCCAGGTCCTTGAGGTACTCGGTGTACGAGTGCACGGCCTCCTCCTCGAGGTAGCCGACGACGCGGTGCGCGAACTTGGGGGAGAGGAGGTAGCCGACGAAGTAGGCGTTGAAGAAGGCGCCCTGCGCGGTGAGCACGAGCGCGCGCTCCCACCAGCGCGGCTGCGTCACCTCGAGGAACGTCATGAGGTGCATCCGCTCGTTCTCCGCCTCCTCCAGCAGCGCCCGGATCCAGCCGC
The sequence above is drawn from the Panicum hallii strain FIL2 chromosome 7, PHallii_v3.1, whole genome shotgun sequence genome and encodes:
- the LOC112899931 gene encoding ubiquinol oxidase 1b, mitochondrial-like, with the translated sequence MSSRMAGAALLRHLGPRLFAAEPVSGLAGRGLVPAAARILPARMSSTAAEAAAREAAAPEQHGGGSTEKPKPADGQEKKGIVSYWGIESPKLVKEDGTEWRWFCFRPWDTYRADTSIDMKKHHEPRALPDKLAYWLVKSLVVPKQLFFQRRHASHALLLETVAAVPGMVGGMLLHLRSLRRFEHSGGWIRALLEEAENERMHLMTFLEVAQPKWWERALVLAAQGVYFNAYFVAYLASPKFAHRFVGYLEEEAVHSYTEYLKDLEAGVIENTPAPAIAIDYWRLPADARLKDVVTVVRADEAHHRDVNHFASDIHYQGMKLKDTPAPLGYH